Proteins from a genomic interval of Amphiura filiformis chromosome 9, Afil_fr2py, whole genome shotgun sequence:
- the LOC140160219 gene encoding craniofacial development protein 2-like, protein MPTTSHKDDAVYEVYEEINGLLNQDKASHTIIMGDFNAKVGSQRAGEQVDGKFGIGERNDRGDKFLDFAVNKGFRIMNTFFKKKPSRQWTWRSPIGTTKNEIDLILSDKQHIVTGVSVLNKFNTGSA, encoded by the coding sequence ATGCCAACCACAAGCCATAAAGATGATGCAGTTTATGAAGTATATGAAGAAATCAATGGCCTTCTCAATCAAGACAAAGCAAGCCATACAATCATAATGGGAGATTTCAATGCAAAGGTGGGAAGCCAGAGAGCTGGAGAGCAGGTAGATGGCAAATTTGGCATTGGTGAAAGGAATGACAGAGGAGACAAATTTCTAGACTTTGCTGTCAACAAAGGATTTAGAATCATGAACACATTCTTTAAGAAGAAACCTTCTCGGCAGTGGACATGGCGAAGTCCAATTGGCACAACCAAGAATGAAATTGACTTGATCCTCTCAGACAAGCAACACATTGTTACAGGTGTATCTGTTCTCAACAAATTCAACACAGGCAGTGCATGA